The following are encoded together in the Lathyrus oleraceus cultivar Zhongwan6 chromosome 3, CAAS_Psat_ZW6_1.0, whole genome shotgun sequence genome:
- the LOC127126451 gene encoding probable auxin efflux carrier component 1b, whose translation MISALDLYHVLTAVVPLYVAMILAYGSVKWWKIFTPDQCSGINRFVALFAVPLLSFHFISTNNPYAMNYKFIAADSLQKLIILTILFIWSRTSSRGSLEWSITLFSLSTLPNTLVMGIPLLKGMYGDDSGTLMVQIVVLQCIIWYTLMLFLFEYRGARILIGEQFPDTAGSIISFKVDSDVLSLDGKEPLQTEAEVGEDGKLHVKVRKSTSSRSEIFSRRSHGVNSGVSLTPRPSNLTNAEIYSLQSSRNPTPRGSSFNHTDFYSMVNGRNVSPRQSNFGNMGFDEENGVGRVNGGVNNVNGGNGYPTPHSAGIFSPVANKKKGHGGGGGDGGKDLHMFVWSSSASPVSEGGIHVFRGAGEYGNEHLNGVAHQKDYEEFGHDEFSFGNRTVANGVDKDGPVLSKLGSSSTTELHPKDGSQVESKPTNMPPASVMTRLILIMVWRKLIRNPNTYSSLIGLIWSLVSFRWNVVMPAIVAKSIAILSDAGLGMAMFSLGLFMALQPRIIACGNTVASFAMAVRFLTGPAVMAVSSIVVGLRGVLLHIAIVQAALPQGIVPFVFAKEYNVHPDILSTGVIFGMLIALPITLVYYILLGL comes from the exons ATGATAAGCGCTCTAGACTTATACCACGTCCTCACAGCTGTAGTACCACTCTATGTAGCAATGATCCTCGCCTACGGTTCAGTAAAATGGTGGAAAATCTTCACACCAGATCAATGTTCAGGAATAAACCGTTTTGTAGCACTTTTCGCAGTTCCACTTCTCTCATTCCATTTCATCTCCACCAACAATCCTTATGCCATGAACTACAAATTCATAGCAGCTGATTCACTTCAAAAACTAATCATCTTAACCATCCTTTTCATTTGGTCAAGAACAAGCTCAAGAGGCTCGTTAGAATGGTCCATAACACTCTTTTCACTCTCAACTCTTCCAAACACTCTTGTCATGGGTATTCCTTTGTTGAAAGGAATGTATGGTGATGATTCTGGCACCCTCATGGTTCAAATCGTTGTTCTTCAATGTATCATTTGGTATACATTGATGTTGTTCCTGTTTGAGTATAGGGGTGCTAGGATTCTCATTGGTGAACAGTTTCCTGATACAGCAGGTTCTATTATCTCCTTCAAAGTTGATTCTGATGTTCTTTCTTTAGATGGGAAAGAGCCTCTTCAGACTGAAGCTGAAGTTGGTGAAGATGGGAAACTTCATGTTAAAGTAAGAAAATCAACTAGTTCAAGAAGCGAGATTTTTTCTAGGCGTTCTCATGGTGTTAACTCTGGTGTTTCTTTGACTCCAAGACCTTCTAATTTAACAAATGCTGAGATTTATTCTCTTCAATCTTCTAGAAATCCTACTCCAAGAGGGTCTAGTTTTAATCACACCGATTTTTACTCAATGGTCAATGGGAGAAACGTTAGTCCTAGACAATCTAACTTTGGAAACATGGGTTTTGATGAGGAAAATGGTGTTGGTAGAGTCAATGGTGGTGTTAATAATGTAAATGGTGGAAATGGGTACCCTACTCCTCATAGTGCTGGGATTTTTTCACCTGTGGCTAATAAGAAGAAGGGCcatggtggtggtggtggtgatGGTGGAAAAGATCTTCATATGTTTGTTTGGAGTTCAAGTGCTTCACCTGTTTCTGAAGGTGGAATTCATGTCTTTAGAGGTGCTGGAGAGTATGGGAATGAACATCTTAATGGGGTAGCTCACCAAAAAG ATTATGAAGAATTTGGTCACGATGAGTTTAGCTTCGGAAACAGAACTGTTGCTAATGGTGTGGACAAAGATGGACCAGTGTTATCCAAGCTTGGTTCAAGCTCAACTACTGAGCTTCACCCTAAAGATGGATCTCAAGTTGAATCTAAGCCTACTAACATGCCACCTGCAAGTGTTATGACAAGACTCATTTTGATTATGGTTTGGAGAAAATTGATTAGGAATCCAAATACCTATTCTAGCCTAATTGGTCTCATTTGGTCTTTGGTTTCATTCAG GTGGAATGTTGTTATGCCTGCTATTGTTGCTAAATCAATAGCAATTTTATCTGATGCTGGTCTTGGAATGGCTATGTTTAGTCTCG GGTTGTTCATGGCGTTGCAGCCGAGGATCATTGCGTGTGGAAACACGGTTGCTTCTTTTGCAATGGCTGTTCGTTTCCTTACCGGCCCGGCTGTCATGGCTGTTTCCTCCATTGTTGTAGGACTCAGGGGAGTACTGTTGCACATTGCTATTGTACAG GCTGCTCTTCCTCAAGGAATAGTTCCATTTGTGTTTGCCAAGGAATACAATGTTCATCCTGACATTCTCAGCACTGG GGTGATATTTGGAATGCTAATTGCTCTTCCAATAACTCTAGTTTACTACATTTTGTTGGGGCTTTGA
- the LOC127130541 gene encoding uncharacterized protein LOC127130541, which translates to MEDFPNVSAYCQRFKMLSDQLRNVGSLINNHRLVLQLISGLPEAYRSVTTLIRHSNPLPTFYQACSMLTLEEAGMAKMANTCSHAAMHTTQPKSTKDTSQRGNRCPDNRSRSRGNQGRGGGRGNRSAPQSGAPSAPSPWASPPWQQQQQYPTWQQWG; encoded by the coding sequence ATGGAGGATTTTCCCAATGTCTCAGCTTATTGTCAACGTTTTAAGATGCTTTCTGATCAGTTGAGAAATGTCGGTTCCCTTATCAATAATCATCGTCTGGTCCTTCAGCTGATCTCTGGTCTCCCAGAAGCTTACCGCAGCGTTACTACTTTGATTCGCCATAGCAACCCTCTTCCGACATTCTATCAGGCTTGTTCAATGCTCACTTTGGAAGAAGCTGGTATGGCTAAGATGGCAAACACATGTTCTCATGCTGCTATGCACACCACTCAGCCGAAATCTACTAAAGACACCTCTCAGCGTGGCAACCGCTGCCCCGACAACCGTTCTCGCTCCCGTGGCAACCAGGGTCGCGGAGGGGGACGTGGTAACCGTAGTGCACCGCAGTCTGGAGCTCCCAGCGCTCCCTCACCTTGGGCCTCTCCTCCTTGGCAACAACAACAGCAGTACCCAACCTGGCAACAATGGGGTTGA